One window of Stigmatella erecta genomic DNA carries:
- a CDS encoding alpha/beta hydrolase encodes MKHRTALALITLALSASSCATTDGDHQPGPLLIQEQGSFAAGGTVITAPGTFDPIKQGSYNPAGPDSAGQTLHGDHVYASYEIPANARKLPLVFWHGHGQSAKTWESTPDGREGFQNLFLRRRFPVYLIDQPRRGRAARSTQPVTMTAAPDEQLWFGIFRLGLWPDFYPGVQFSSEPEALDQFFRQMVPNTGPYDAEVNSDAVSALFGRIGPGILVTHSQSGGLGWRTAIKNRNVRAIVSYEPGAGFAFPPGEVPELTMSTGVTVRGTEVPLPDFLQLTKIPIVMYYGDFIAEAPTPNPGQDQWRVTLAMARLFRDAVNRHGGDVTVVHLPELGVRGNTHFPMSDLNNVQIADLLSQFLKQKGLD; translated from the coding sequence ATGAAACATCGCACCGCCTTGGCGCTGATCACCTTGGCGCTCAGCGCTTCCTCGTGTGCAACCACGGACGGGGATCATCAGCCCGGGCCGCTGCTCATTCAGGAACAAGGCAGCTTTGCAGCTGGCGGCACGGTCATCACCGCGCCCGGCACGTTTGACCCAATCAAGCAGGGCAGTTACAACCCCGCAGGGCCCGACTCCGCGGGGCAGACGCTGCACGGCGATCACGTGTATGCGTCCTATGAGATCCCGGCGAATGCCAGAAAACTTCCGCTCGTGTTCTGGCATGGCCACGGCCAGTCCGCGAAGACGTGGGAGAGCACGCCGGACGGCCGAGAGGGATTCCAGAACCTTTTCCTGCGGCGTCGCTTTCCGGTGTATTTGATCGATCAACCCCGGCGCGGCCGCGCAGCACGCAGCACGCAGCCTGTCACAATGACGGCTGCGCCTGACGAACAGCTCTGGTTCGGCATCTTCCGCCTTGGCCTGTGGCCGGACTTCTACCCAGGCGTGCAGTTCTCGAGCGAGCCAGAGGCACTCGACCAGTTCTTCCGGCAGATGGTGCCCAACACGGGGCCCTATGACGCGGAAGTCAATTCCGATGCGGTTTCCGCACTCTTCGGCCGGATCGGGCCCGGCATTCTCGTCACGCACTCGCAGAGCGGTGGACTCGGCTGGCGCACGGCGATCAAGAACAGAAATGTGCGCGCCATCGTTTCCTACGAACCGGGGGCTGGCTTCGCCTTCCCGCCGGGCGAAGTCCCTGAGCTGACGATGTCCACGGGCGTCACGGTCAGAGGTACCGAGGTGCCGCTGCCAGACTTCCTGCAGCTCACGAAGATCCCGATCGTGATGTACTACGGTGACTTCATCGCGGAAGCTCCAACCCCGAATCCGGGCCAGGACCAGTGGCGAGTCACGCTCGCCATGGCAAGGCTGTTCCGCGATGCGGTGAACCGCCACGGCGGTGACGTGACGGTCGTGCATCTGCCCGAACTCGGGGTTCGCGGCAATACGCACTTCCCCATGTCGGATCTCAACAATGTCCAGATCGCTGACCTTCTGTCTCAATTTCTCAAGCAGAAGGGGCTGGATTGA
- a CDS encoding TIM-barrel domain-containing protein, producing MFVSHRRRARLLATTLLSTLGLSALPAHAALGSVTSASLSGDTLTLLVGTDRLLVQVLRPDIVKVDYRPNGVADSPTAVIDPAKTWATGNITSADTASNPIVVTTAQLTVKISRNPARLSVFDATGALLLSEQTAEGVHADGVKFNHGSGQAFYGITGNPVAWAEKDPKQNIAEGMQRNDGGRVNANMQGDGGAPLAFTHRYGLLVDSIDGDFAITDTTLEFSGVSTRNVAYYVLAGPPRQVMAGVAEISGKPALSPKWALGFNNSEWGTTQTEVLSIVQGYRDRKIPLDAFTLDFDFKAWGEDDYGEFRWNSTSASGNVNPNKFPSGASGTFARDMAARGVMLMGIMKPRVIVGKAGGGVTAQGQWARNNGCFYPGQADYTEYFSGRPANDVDFSKQTCRDWYWQHSRTLLDSGIAGWWNDEADEANGTLFNSLQHFNMQRSLYDGQRSSSDRRVFSLNRNFYLGAQRYGYGMWSGDIESGFGVMAEQRTRMLTSINIGETKWGMDIGGFFGDPSSENYARWMQFGAFVPVYRAHGVDGKQRQPWVYGATAESAAKGAIELRSRLMPYLYAHERINYETGIGLVRPLFYDYPNDPNAANLTSEWMFGESLLVAPVVEPGAASKQVYLPAGTWIDYTRGSVYTGPLTFNYPVNASTWQDIPLFIKAGAILPTQEVLQYVSEKPVKQIDLDVFPTTAQSAFTLYDDDGLTRAYENGVFFKQRITAQRTGTSVTVETQAKTGSFSPALTHYIVKVNATTGTAARINGTAPTRYGSLAALKAATGEGWTTGVDVYGPYTAVRVAAGVARTIVVDGTPSTPPTPPLTRVLEAEDAALSSGAIVQSDHPGYSGRGFVAGYWNSGAATTFTVQASTAGTYSATLKYSNGNGAARTLSMVLNGVRTQITLPATTDWDTWSTYTAQIPLNAGTHTLAYVYGSGDSGHVNLDSVTLSPPPPPMLVLEAEDAALSSGALVLSDHPGYSGRGFVAGYWNSGAATTFTVQASTAGTYSATLKYSNGNGAARTLSMVLNGVRTQITLPATTDWDTWSTYTARIPLSVGTHTLAYVYGSGDSGHVNLDSVTLSP from the coding sequence ATGTTCGTATCCCACCGCCGCCGAGCGAGGTTGCTCGCGACCACCTTGCTCTCCACCCTCGGCCTGTCGGCCCTGCCCGCTCACGCCGCCCTCGGGTCCGTCACCAGTGCCTCCCTCTCGGGTGACACCCTGACCCTCCTGGTCGGCACCGACAGGCTCCTCGTCCAGGTCCTGCGCCCGGACATCGTCAAGGTGGACTACCGCCCCAATGGGGTCGCCGATTCGCCCACCGCCGTCATCGATCCCGCCAAGACGTGGGCCACGGGCAACATCACCTCTGCCGACACGGCGTCCAATCCCATCGTGGTCACCACGGCGCAGCTGACCGTGAAGATCAGCCGGAATCCCGCCCGCCTCTCCGTCTTCGACGCCACGGGAGCGCTGTTGCTGAGCGAGCAGACCGCCGAGGGCGTGCACGCGGACGGGGTGAAGTTCAACCATGGATCCGGACAGGCGTTCTACGGCATCACCGGCAACCCGGTGGCCTGGGCCGAGAAGGATCCCAAGCAGAACATCGCCGAGGGCATGCAGCGCAACGACGGCGGCCGGGTCAACGCCAACATGCAGGGGGACGGTGGGGCTCCGCTCGCCTTCACCCACCGCTACGGGTTGCTGGTGGACTCCATCGATGGGGACTTCGCCATCACCGACACCACCCTGGAGTTCAGTGGCGTGTCGACTCGCAACGTCGCGTACTACGTCCTGGCCGGCCCGCCCCGGCAGGTGATGGCGGGCGTCGCGGAGATCTCCGGCAAGCCCGCCCTGTCACCCAAGTGGGCCCTGGGGTTCAACAACAGCGAGTGGGGCACCACGCAGACGGAGGTCCTCTCGATCGTCCAGGGCTACCGGGACCGGAAGATCCCCCTGGATGCCTTCACCCTGGACTTCGACTTCAAGGCCTGGGGCGAGGACGACTACGGCGAGTTCCGGTGGAACTCGACCTCCGCCAGCGGCAACGTGAACCCGAACAAGTTCCCCAGCGGGGCGTCCGGGACGTTCGCCCGGGACATGGCGGCCAGGGGCGTCATGTTGATGGGGATCATGAAGCCCCGCGTGATTGTCGGGAAGGCAGGCGGAGGCGTCACGGCGCAGGGACAGTGGGCGCGCAACAACGGCTGCTTCTACCCGGGCCAGGCCGATTACACCGAGTACTTCTCCGGCCGGCCCGCCAACGACGTCGACTTCTCCAAGCAGACGTGCCGTGACTGGTATTGGCAGCACTCCCGGACCCTGCTCGACTCGGGCATCGCGGGCTGGTGGAACGACGAGGCCGACGAGGCGAACGGGACGCTGTTCAACAGCCTCCAGCACTTCAACATGCAGCGGTCGCTGTATGACGGGCAGCGGTCGTCCTCGGACCGGCGGGTGTTCTCGCTCAACCGCAACTTCTACCTCGGCGCCCAGCGCTACGGCTACGGCATGTGGTCCGGCGACATCGAATCCGGATTCGGCGTCATGGCCGAGCAGCGCACCCGCATGCTCACCAGCATCAACATCGGCGAGACCAAATGGGGCATGGACATCGGCGGCTTCTTCGGGGATCCGTCCTCGGAGAACTACGCGCGTTGGATGCAGTTCGGCGCGTTCGTGCCCGTCTACCGGGCCCATGGCGTCGATGGAAAGCAGCGCCAACCGTGGGTCTACGGGGCCACCGCGGAGAGCGCGGCCAAGGGGGCGATCGAGCTGCGCAGCCGGTTGATGCCCTACCTGTATGCCCATGAGCGAATCAACTACGAGACGGGGATCGGTCTGGTGCGGCCCCTGTTCTACGACTATCCCAACGATCCGAACGCCGCGAACCTCACCAGCGAGTGGATGTTCGGCGAGTCGCTGCTCGTGGCGCCCGTCGTCGAGCCGGGGGCCGCCAGCAAGCAGGTGTACCTGCCCGCAGGCACCTGGATCGACTACACCCGTGGCTCCGTCTACACGGGCCCCCTCACCTTCAACTATCCGGTCAACGCGTCCACCTGGCAGGACATCCCGCTGTTCATCAAGGCGGGCGCCATCCTCCCGACCCAGGAAGTGCTGCAGTACGTGAGCGAGAAGCCCGTCAAGCAGATCGACCTCGATGTCTTCCCCACCACGGCCCAGAGCGCGTTCACCCTCTACGACGACGACGGCCTGACCCGGGCCTATGAGAACGGGGTCTTCTTCAAGCAGCGCATCACCGCGCAGCGCACGGGCACCTCCGTCACCGTGGAGACCCAGGCGAAGACCGGCAGCTTCAGCCCGGCGCTCACCCACTACATCGTGAAGGTCAACGCCACGACGGGCACGGCGGCGCGGATCAACGGAACCGCCCCCACCCGCTACGGCAGCCTCGCGGCGCTCAAGGCCGCCACGGGCGAGGGGTGGACGACGGGTGTCGATGTCTACGGTCCGTACACCGCGGTGCGCGTCGCGGCTGGGGTGGCGCGGACGATCGTGGTCGACGGCACCCCGAGCACGCCCCCCACTCCCCCTCTGACGAGGGTGCTCGAGGCGGAGGATGCAGCGCTGTCCTCGGGCGCGATCGTCCAGAGCGACCACCCGGGCTACTCCGGACGTGGGTTCGTCGCCGGGTACTGGAACTCCGGAGCGGCCACCACCTTCACCGTGCAGGCCAGTACGGCGGGCACCTACTCCGCGACCCTCAAGTACAGCAACGGCAACGGCGCGGCCAGGACGCTCTCCATGGTGTTGAATGGCGTGCGCACCCAGATCACCCTGCCCGCGACGACGGACTGGGACACCTGGTCGACCTACACCGCGCAAATCCCGCTGAACGCGGGCACCCATACCCTCGCCTACGTCTACGGCTCGGGTGACTCGGGCCACGTCAACCTCGACTCCGTGACGCTCTCACCGCCCCCGCCTCCGATGCTCGTGCTCGAGGCGGAGGATGCAGCGCTGTCCTCGGGCGCGCTCGTTCTGAGCGACCATCCGGGCTACTCCGGACGCGGGTTCGTCGCCGGGTACTGGAACTCCGGAGCGGCCACCACCTTCACCGTGCAGGCCAGTACGGCGGGCACCTACTCCGCGACCCTCAAGTACAGCAACGGCAACGGCGCGGCCAGGACGCTCTCCATGGTGTTGAATGGCGTGCGCACCCAGATCACCCTGCCCGCGACGACGGACTGGGACACCTGGTCGACCTACACCGCGCGAATCCCGCTGAGCGTGGGCACCCATACCCTCGCCTACGTCTACGGCTCGGGTGACTCGGGCCACGTCAACCTCGACTCCGTGACGCTCTCACCGTAG
- a CDS encoding FAD-binding protein has translation MSEQAAGLQSLVVDTRQHTWTNKHQTYTQKLLGLYDIWNPTGEGSPLERYNATTRGLQELIADAVMDRVHLRALGGGWSLSGAPATDGRLVNTKPLNLYFRLAPGMVHARYTGDAAGLHFVQCGCTIVELNSRFRRQGRSLKTSGASNGQTIAGALSTGTHGSAIDTGAIHDTVAGLHLLVGPQRHIWLERASHPVTSDAFARQLGAELVRDDALFHAAIVSFGSFGIIHGVLLETDPLFLLKMYRQRLPLDRALRRALDTLDFSGLALPGGAERPYHFQVVVNPFAPTHSAHVITLYRRPFRPGYSRPGIDLDGIGPGDDAAAFIGLVTDLAPPAIPFAVNQVMSRAYRDLHGIEGTLGEIFTNTTIRGRVASTAMGLPVSRATEALDLVQDLNREAGPFPVLIAFRYVKRTQATLGWTRFEPTCVLELDGPLSDRTLSLYRRVWAALRERGIPHTFHWGKQLELGEDAVREMYGDAVDQWLAARNTLLDAESRRVFSNRFQEELGLAAP, from the coding sequence ATGAGTGAGCAAGCCGCCGGACTCCAGTCCCTCGTGGTCGACACGCGGCAGCACACGTGGACGAACAAGCACCAGACCTACACCCAGAAGCTCCTGGGCCTGTATGACATCTGGAACCCCACCGGAGAGGGCTCGCCGCTCGAGCGTTACAACGCGACGACCCGGGGCTTGCAGGAACTCATCGCCGATGCGGTGATGGACCGCGTCCACCTCCGCGCCCTGGGAGGCGGCTGGTCCCTCTCGGGCGCCCCCGCGACCGATGGCCGCCTGGTGAACACCAAGCCGCTCAACCTCTACTTCCGCCTCGCACCGGGAATGGTGCACGCCCGGTACACGGGGGACGCCGCTGGGCTGCACTTCGTTCAGTGCGGCTGCACCATCGTGGAACTCAACTCGCGTTTCCGGCGGCAGGGGCGCTCCTTGAAGACGAGCGGCGCGAGCAATGGACAGACCATTGCCGGCGCGCTGTCCACGGGGACGCATGGCTCGGCCATCGACACAGGGGCCATCCATGACACCGTCGCCGGGCTGCACCTGCTCGTGGGGCCGCAACGCCACATCTGGCTCGAGCGCGCCTCCCATCCAGTCACCTCGGACGCGTTCGCGCGCCAGCTCGGCGCCGAGCTGGTGCGCGACGATGCGCTCTTCCATGCCGCCATCGTGAGCTTCGGCAGCTTCGGCATCATCCACGGCGTCCTGCTGGAGACAGACCCGCTCTTCCTGCTGAAGATGTATCGCCAGCGGCTGCCGCTGGACAGGGCCCTGCGGAGGGCGCTCGACACGCTGGACTTCTCGGGCCTCGCGCTCCCGGGGGGCGCCGAGCGGCCCTATCACTTCCAGGTGGTGGTGAACCCCTTCGCGCCCACCCACAGCGCGCACGTCATCACCCTGTACCGGCGGCCCTTCCGGCCCGGCTACTCCCGGCCCGGGATTGACCTGGACGGCATCGGGCCAGGCGACGACGCGGCGGCCTTCATCGGCCTTGTCACCGATTTGGCTCCACCCGCCATTCCCTTCGCGGTCAACCAGGTGATGTCCAGGGCCTATCGGGACCTCCATGGCATCGAGGGAACGCTCGGGGAGATCTTCACCAACACCACCATCCGCGGCCGGGTGGCCAGCACGGCGATGGGCCTGCCGGTCTCCCGCGCCACGGAGGCCCTGGACCTGGTGCAGGATCTCAACCGGGAGGCCGGGCCCTTCCCGGTGCTGATTGCGTTCCGCTACGTGAAACGAACCCAGGCCACACTCGGGTGGACGCGCTTCGAGCCCACCTGTGTCCTGGAGCTCGACGGCCCCTTGTCGGACCGCACCCTGTCGCTCTACCGGCGCGTGTGGGCGGCGCTCCGCGAGCGCGGCATCCCGCACACCTTTCATTGGGGCAAGCAGCTCGAGCTGGGCGAGGACGCCGTCCGGGAGATGTATGGAGATGCCGTTGACCAGTGGCTCGCCGCCCGGAACACGCTGCTCGACGCGGAGTCACGGCGTGTCTTCTCCAACCGTTTCCAGGAGGAGCTCGGTCTGGCGGCGCCATGA
- a CDS encoding LysE family translocator, whose amino-acid sequence MPVDQAWIFGLTCIGFGFIPGPALLQTVSLTLQHGRRAGLLSALGIHLGALFQVGIVALGAVAILKASPMVYHALRMIGGGYLVWLGIQRILASPEANATGTLPRNIMSSSAFIEALNPKSALFYFSFLLQFTDSGASLGVGWQLFLLGLCANLLFSLSDVICILLAHPLRSGLVTRGPALKGCQWLAGLLFIVLGMVALLGE is encoded by the coding sequence ATGCCCGTCGACCAAGCGTGGATCTTCGGACTGACCTGCATTGGCTTCGGCTTCATTCCAGGACCAGCGCTGCTGCAGACCGTCTCGCTGACGCTGCAACACGGCCGGCGCGCCGGGTTGCTGTCGGCGCTCGGCATCCATCTCGGCGCGCTGTTCCAGGTCGGCATCGTCGCGCTTGGCGCGGTGGCGATTCTGAAAGCGTCCCCCATGGTGTATCACGCACTCCGCATGATCGGAGGCGGCTATCTGGTCTGGCTCGGTATCCAGCGGATACTCGCGAGCCCCGAGGCGAACGCAACGGGCACGCTGCCTCGCAACATCATGTCGTCGAGTGCGTTCATCGAAGCGTTGAATCCGAAATCCGCGCTGTTCTACTTCTCGTTCCTGTTGCAGTTCACCGATTCTGGCGCATCGCTCGGAGTGGGCTGGCAGCTCTTCCTGCTCGGTCTGTGCGCGAACCTACTGTTTTCGCTCTCGGACGTTATCTGCATTCTGCTCGCACATCCGCTGCGGTCGGGACTCGTCACGCGAGGGCCGGCGTTGAAGGGCTGTCAGTGGCTGGCAGGGCTCTTGTTCATCGTGCTCGGCATGGTTGCGCTCCTCGGCGAATAG
- a CDS encoding PQQ-dependent sugar dehydrogenase: MTGRRFSLPLHQRLGLVAALCASALSACSDRPSNESDAGVEIDAGDRTDAGDQNPTGDAGVTDGGTSDAGTSDAGTSLKNSCLGPSSATVANARLPAGYCAWTWATVANPRGLVVAPNGDVLVVERTAGRITALYDSNGDGVSDSSERATLAEASGLNHGITLHGGYLYASSATRVLRWPFTTGTRAALSGQQEVVTGIPTGGHTTRTIIFDAEGRLYVSVGSAANVDNNSTRSRIRRFTAAQVQAGNVAFTDGEVFADGLRNEVGLRFDSQGRLWGVENGRDNLNRADLGGDIHIDNPAEELNLFAEAGRFYGYPYCFSEFLLPSGVGMGPKTQWADPGFMNDGTHSDAWCRDVNNVVPPMLAMPAHVAPLDIVFYDGASFPPEVVDDAFVSFHGSWNRQPAQGYEVVRVVFENGLPVRYEPFFEFDSASDTAAGWPHRPVGLGVGPNGELFVSSDASGQIIAIGYQR, translated from the coding sequence ATGACTGGAAGACGCTTCTCCCTGCCGCTTCACCAACGGCTTGGGCTCGTCGCAGCGCTCTGTGCCTCTGCCCTCTCGGCGTGTTCAGACCGGCCCTCCAACGAGAGCGATGCCGGCGTCGAAATCGATGCTGGGGATCGGACCGATGCCGGCGATCAAAACCCAACGGGGGACGCTGGTGTGACCGACGGGGGGACCTCCGATGCCGGCACTTCCGATGCTGGGACTTCTCTCAAGAACAGCTGCCTGGGGCCCTCGAGCGCCACTGTGGCCAATGCGAGGTTGCCAGCGGGGTACTGTGCATGGACCTGGGCGACCGTTGCGAATCCGCGAGGGTTGGTTGTCGCTCCGAATGGAGACGTGCTGGTGGTCGAGCGCACCGCGGGTCGAATCACCGCGCTCTACGATTCGAACGGTGACGGCGTTTCGGATTCGTCCGAACGGGCGACGCTGGCCGAGGCCAGCGGGCTCAACCATGGCATCACCCTGCACGGCGGATATCTCTATGCCTCTTCCGCGACGCGCGTCCTGCGTTGGCCGTTCACAACCGGAACGCGAGCAGCGCTGAGCGGCCAGCAAGAAGTGGTGACCGGCATCCCTACGGGCGGCCATACCACCCGGACGATCATCTTCGACGCCGAAGGCCGCCTCTACGTGAGCGTTGGTTCCGCCGCGAACGTGGACAACAATTCGACGCGCTCTCGCATTCGCCGCTTCACCGCGGCCCAGGTTCAGGCGGGCAACGTGGCTTTCACGGACGGCGAGGTGTTTGCCGATGGCCTTCGGAACGAAGTGGGCCTGCGTTTCGACAGCCAGGGCCGGCTGTGGGGTGTGGAAAACGGGCGAGACAATCTCAACCGTGCCGACCTCGGGGGCGACATTCACATCGACAATCCCGCTGAAGAGCTGAACCTCTTCGCCGAAGCCGGGCGGTTCTATGGCTACCCCTACTGCTTCAGTGAGTTTCTGCTTCCGTCTGGGGTGGGAATGGGCCCGAAGACGCAGTGGGCGGATCCGGGCTTCATGAATGATGGCACCCACTCCGATGCGTGGTGCCGCGACGTCAACAATGTGGTGCCTCCGATGTTGGCGATGCCCGCTCACGTTGCGCCGCTCGACATCGTCTTCTACGACGGCGCGTCCTTCCCGCCCGAGGTGGTCGACGACGCCTTCGTCAGCTTCCACGGTTCCTGGAATCGACAGCCCGCCCAGGGCTACGAGGTGGTGCGGGTGGTGTTCGAGAACGGGTTGCCGGTCCGCTACGAGCCGTTCTTCGAGTTCGACAGCGCCAGCGACACCGCAGCCGGCTGGCCGCATCGGCCGGTGGGGTTGGGGGTGGGCCCCAATGGCGAGTTGTTTGTGAGCAGCGACGCGTCAGGCCAAATCATCGCAATCGGCTACCAGCGATAA
- a CDS encoding LysR family transcriptional regulator has translation MNTALLPQLQMFLTVARLRSFSGAARELGVSTPAVSQAVRHLEKQLRVVLLTRTTRSVSLTDSGRRLVEGAGPAMGQALTALTEVSAQPGETVGRVRLSVPQAAVPYVIDPVLPTFRARHPRVEVEVNVENRFVDIVAEGYDAGVRLSEAIERDMVQVRLTAAFRFVVVGSSGYLERHGTPQRPEDLLRHECITFRLPNTGALYAWELERGRRNWRVPVRGGVVTNDSQLSVSLAEQGLGLAYAFEPKVVEHLRSGRLQQVLEPYAPTVPGFFLYFPSRAQRSPALRLFVDVARELTTHTARLPPGGS, from the coding sequence ATGAATACGGCTCTCCTCCCGCAGCTCCAAATGTTCCTCACCGTGGCCCGCCTGCGCAGCTTCAGTGGCGCGGCGCGCGAGCTTGGGGTCTCCACGCCCGCGGTGAGCCAAGCGGTGCGGCATCTCGAGAAGCAGCTGCGCGTGGTGCTGCTCACCCGCACGACGCGCAGCGTGTCGCTCACGGATTCTGGCAGGCGGCTCGTGGAGGGCGCCGGCCCAGCGATGGGGCAGGCGCTCACGGCCCTTACCGAGGTATCCGCTCAACCGGGAGAGACGGTGGGCCGGGTCCGGCTGTCGGTGCCACAGGCGGCAGTGCCCTACGTCATCGACCCGGTGCTACCTACCTTTCGCGCGCGTCACCCGCGCGTCGAGGTGGAGGTCAACGTCGAGAATCGCTTCGTGGACATCGTGGCGGAGGGGTACGACGCGGGCGTGAGGCTGAGCGAGGCCATCGAGCGCGACATGGTGCAGGTGAGGCTCACCGCGGCGTTCCGCTTCGTCGTGGTGGGCTCTTCTGGCTACCTGGAGCGCCACGGGACGCCCCAGCGGCCCGAGGATTTGCTGCGCCACGAGTGCATCACCTTCCGCTTGCCGAACACCGGGGCGCTTTATGCCTGGGAGTTGGAGCGGGGCCGCAGGAACTGGCGCGTGCCGGTTCGAGGGGGCGTGGTCACCAACGACAGCCAGCTGAGCGTGTCCCTGGCGGAGCAGGGACTGGGGCTGGCGTACGCCTTCGAGCCCAAGGTGGTGGAGCATTTGCGCAGCGGGCGGCTGCAGCAGGTGCTCGAGCCCTACGCGCCCACGGTCCCGGGCTTCTTCCTCTACTTCCCCAGCCGTGCCCAGCGCTCTCCAGCGCTGCGCCTCTTCGTCGACGTGGCCCGGGAGCTCACCACGCACACGGCCCGCCTTCCGCCTGGGGGCTCATGA
- a CDS encoding B12-binding domain-containing radical SAM protein, with product MSLPGFCGHPRCDGRVSLSSSAEPGCSCPPTRHFKPRRAGIRTRSIYWVIDTIVFRSCQLPDRSGHFQQIHDTRGHCFISEPRSIVFFVNPPNSNDLDRCDAGGITVSKGAQHTDWANFPHLGVLSLASYVNSLPGLEGHYIDGVIHSLERILTTIGEHAGRTLAVCLSTITANYEAAIRIAAAVKTVDSRIAIVVGNDHFTALSREILERHRELIDCGFIGNEVYSGLADYLLDRRHSRPAGIYPGSVRFESGRLISAPAIREPVNRIIDYRLIDRTLPHSEVYAANFTRRLGRRILELTGRRVNQGVPVEIGRGCIKFSGDDACSFCSIQYGGMWKNELSAEHAWSAIQRASEAGYDYLYVTADELPLTFARLMLDMAESPPDWWRALPPAQRPVLVGYARADGMEKEQVLRAMRGIGFRILFVGVDAGAPRSLQALNKPLRNPDSAAAARKMYDSNLRALGNARNHGVAIKAGFVLGHLGMTEALLEENITTYIEFLQAGRDVIISADIELLSPEPGSQDFRYLTQLDEAEAMSRRPGLGIGSRETRQRVAERYRQADIFDRETAIDDYIGVFMPELSKERLATARDRVRGECARLGIVTGDEL from the coding sequence GTGAGCCTCCCCGGGTTTTGTGGACACCCGAGATGTGATGGGCGTGTATCCCTTTCGTCTTCAGCAGAGCCCGGCTGCTCCTGTCCACCAACCCGCCACTTCAAACCGCGCCGCGCCGGGATACGGACTCGATCGATATACTGGGTCATCGACACGATCGTTTTTCGTTCGTGCCAACTGCCTGACCGGAGCGGACACTTCCAACAAATCCACGATACGAGAGGGCACTGCTTCATAAGCGAGCCGAGATCGATCGTATTTTTTGTCAATCCCCCCAACAGCAACGACCTGGACAGGTGCGACGCCGGCGGGATTACCGTATCGAAAGGCGCGCAGCACACTGACTGGGCCAATTTCCCGCACCTCGGCGTGTTGTCGCTCGCGTCATATGTCAATTCGCTACCGGGGCTCGAAGGACATTACATCGACGGCGTGATTCATTCGCTGGAACGCATCCTCACGACAATCGGCGAGCACGCCGGCAGGACCCTGGCGGTGTGTCTCAGCACGATTACCGCCAATTACGAAGCCGCGATCCGAATTGCCGCCGCGGTGAAAACCGTCGATTCGCGGATCGCCATCGTCGTGGGCAACGACCACTTCACCGCACTGAGCCGGGAAATTCTGGAACGTCATCGCGAATTGATCGATTGCGGATTCATAGGCAACGAGGTTTATTCGGGTCTCGCCGATTATCTGCTGGATCGGCGGCACTCGCGTCCGGCAGGCATTTATCCCGGCTCGGTCCGTTTCGAATCGGGGCGCCTCATATCGGCCCCTGCGATTCGCGAACCCGTGAATCGGATCATCGATTACCGCCTGATCGACAGGACACTGCCACACAGCGAGGTTTACGCCGCAAACTTTACCCGCCGGCTCGGCCGCCGCATTCTCGAGCTGACCGGCCGTCGCGTGAACCAGGGGGTGCCCGTCGAAATCGGGCGCGGCTGCATCAAGTTCAGCGGCGACGACGCCTGTTCATTCTGCTCGATTCAGTACGGCGGAATGTGGAAGAACGAATTGTCGGCGGAACATGCATGGTCGGCGATTCAGCGCGCCTCAGAAGCGGGCTACGACTATCTGTACGTGACCGCCGACGAGTTGCCGCTGACCTTCGCGCGCCTGATGCTGGACATGGCGGAGTCGCCGCCAGACTGGTGGCGCGCATTGCCGCCGGCCCAGCGCCCGGTTCTCGTCGGCTACGCACGGGCGGACGGGATGGAAAAGGAACAGGTGCTGAGGGCGATGCGCGGCATCGGGTTTCGAATCCTGTTCGTCGGAGTGGACGCAGGCGCGCCCCGGTCGCTGCAAGCGCTGAACAAACCGCTGCGCAACCCGGATTCCGCAGCCGCCGCGCGGAAAATGTACGATTCGAACCTGCGCGCGTTGGGCAACGCGCGCAATCACGGTGTTGCGATCAAGGCCGGATTCGTCCTGGGACATCTCGGAATGACCGAGGCCCTGCTGGAAGAAAACATCACGACTTATATCGAATTTCTGCAAGCTGGGCGTGACGTGATCATCAGCGCCGACATCGAATTGCTGTCGCCGGAACCCGGGTCTCAGGACTTTCGTTATCTGACGCAATTGGACGAAGCGGAAGCGATGTCCCGGCGTCCCGGGCTCGGCATCGGTAGCCGGGAGACGAGGCAGCGTGTCGCCGAGCGCTATCGTCAGGCCGATATCTTCGATCGCGAAACGGCGATCGACGACTACATCGGCGTATTCATGCCAGAGCTGTCGAAGGAACGGCTCGCCACTGCCCGCGATCGCGTGCGCGGCGAATGCGCAAGGCTCGGTATCGTGACCGGAGACGAACTTTGA